Below is a window of Candidatus Chromulinivoraceae bacterium DNA.
ATTATCGCTAAAGCGGGCGAAAAAGGCGCGGTAACACTAGCAACGAATATTGCCGGTCGTGGTACCGATATTGTGCTTGGAAAAGGCGTAAAAGAACTCGGTGGCCTGGTGGTTATCGGTTCTGAGCGACATGAGTCTCGGCGTATTGACAATCAGCTTCGTGGTCGAGCTGGACGTCAGGGAGATCCAGGTGAAACACAATTTTACGTTTCAACCGAAGACGACCTAATGCGTATTTTCCAAGGTGAGCGTATCGCGAGCCTGATGGATCGTCTTGGCGTAGAAGAAGATCAGCCAATTCAGAATAAGGCTGTGTCTAAGACGCTCGAGTCTGCGCAAAAGCGTGTCGAAGGCTACAACTTTGATACACGTAAAAACGTTGTGCAGTATGACAATGTTATTAATCGCCACCGCCGTGTTGTTTATGTGATGCGCCGCAAGATTCTTGAGGGTGATGACATTAAATCAGAAATCGAACGCTTGATTGCCGATAAAGTACTTGAGCTGACGTACGTACCCGCCAAGAACAATCTTAAGTTTGTTGATGAGTTTGAAGAAGTATTTCCGCTTGATAAGAAGAGAATTACTGAGATTGGTGATGAGAAGAAGGACAAGATCCGTCTTCAGCAGGCTAAGGACCTAGTCGAAAAGCTTTATAAGGACAAAGAAGATGAGCTAACCGCAACAGTCCTTCGCAAAGTGGAGCGAGAAGTCTATCTGCAGATCCTGGATACGCTTTGGATGCAGCACCTTGAGAACATGCAACATCTCCGTGAAGGTATTCACTGGCGTTCTGTCGGTCAACGTGATCCGCTAGTAGAATACCGTGCTGAATCACAGAAGCTCTTCGAGAGCCTACAGGCAACACTGCGCGACGAAGTGTTGCGTGCAATTATGCACGTTCGTCCGAGTGATATCACTGTGCAGCAAGAAGAGGAACATGACACTGAATTAACCCGCCTTGCAGAGTCTGCTGTTGAGCGCGGCGTAAACGAAGTGACTGGTGGTGAGGAAAGTCGCGACAGTGATTTTAAAGTTAAAAAAGCCAAGACTATCGCTGAAGTAAGCAAACACAAGAACGATGTTCGCAAAAAGAAAAAAAGCGAACGCCAAAATCGCAAAAAGAATCGCAAGTAAAAATAGCAAAAAATGAAAGCGCCCGGCGCTTCGGATTCTCCCTTAGGGTATATCCGAAGCCCGGGCTTCTTTCATCATGCGGTGGTTGCGTGGTGAAACTGCGCTGGTAGACGTCTCACCGATAATGCTTCTATTTCCGTAAAAGGAAGAAGCCCCCGTCGAGTTTCGACGGGGGCGACCACCTAAGACCTGCGCGTAGGGGCTACGACGGGTCGTGTCCGTGGACTATGTCCACGAGCGAAACCCTTATAGCTTTGAACTCGAGCCGCCACGACCACTCCTGTGCGTACGACAGATCGTACTCGAGCCGGAGCAATCCAGTGTCTTGTACTTCTTGCTGTACACACAGACGGTTGGTTACAGTGCCGATGCCCAAGCCCAAGAGGCCAGGCAGAGCGCCATACCGCTGCGTGAAGCGTGAGTCGATTTCAATGTAGCGACCATGTTGTTCCGGAGTTACCGGGCGAGGACCAACGAGGCTCATATCCCGCTTGAGGATATTGAGTACCTGACCGATCTCGTCGATCCCCCAGCGACGGAGGAACTCCCCGAAGCGGGTAGGTTGGCCCTTGCGTGACCGAACACGTAGTTTGTAGAACTTGAACGATCCGTTCCTTCCCATACGCGGCTCGCTAACCAGTGGCAGACCACCCCCATTGAGGAGGCAGTAGACGCCATTGACGGTGACGAGCAGGACGAGAGGCACAAAGAACAGTGCCCCAACGAGTAGGTCGACAGCAAGCTTGACGCGGCGAGCGCCATACGGCAGGGTCTTGGTGGAGAGGTACGACGCGGGCACCATGATGGCGCCTCCGTTCTATGCGAGAGGGATGGAGCGTATAACTATACTTATATCATAACATAAGCGTTCAGTCAAGCAGTCCGTACCGCATCGCTAGCACTCTTCGTTTAAAATAGGTGACTAACAAAAGTTTGGTAATACTCCTCTGGTTCGTCAATACACGTTAAGCCATGGACTTTACTGAGTGAAGGTGCTAGTGTGTGGCATTCTCGTCACACTGACTAAAAATCTTATAAAAACACAGAAGAGAAGGTGGTAATCATCCGTAAAAAGTGTCAAAATAGAGGACAGTATTTTAGCGAGAACCTAGATTAGGAGAGGATTTTGAAACATACAGTTGAAGAAGTGAAGCTTCCTAGCGGTGCGCGCGGTCTGCTGATTGATATTCCAGGCGCC
It encodes the following:
- a CDS encoding sugar transferase, producing MVPASYLSTKTLPYGARRVKLAVDLLVGALFFVPLVLLVTVNGVYCLLNGGGLPLVSEPRMGRNGSFKFYKLRVRSRKGQPTRFGEFLRRWGIDEIGQVLNILKRDMSLVGPRPVTPEQHGRYIEIDSRFTQRYGALPGLLGLGIGTVTNRLCVQQEVQDTGLLRLEYDLSYAQEWSWRLEFKAIRVSLVDIVHGHDPS